In a genomic window of Micromonospora cremea:
- a CDS encoding ribonuclease Z — protein MSMRELVVLGTASQAPTRRRNHNGYVLRWDDEVILFDPGEGSQRQLLHTTVTATDLTRICVTHFHGDHCLGLPGTIQRLSLDRVTHSVAVHFPAGGAEYFARLRHATSFYETAELRVEPIETDGQRITLGCGTLEARRLRHPIETYGYRLVEPDGYRMLPEKLAEYGIAGPAVGELIRVGHLDLDGRRVTRDEVSVPRPGQRFAFVMDTGLCDGVYALAEHADLLVIESTFLESEAALAAEVGHLTAAQAARVATESGVRRLVLTHFSQRYSDPLRFHDEARAHFDGDLIIAEDLTIVQLPPRRVTSAG, from the coding sequence GTGTCGATGCGCGAGCTGGTGGTGCTCGGAACGGCCAGCCAGGCACCGACCCGGCGGCGCAACCACAACGGGTACGTGCTGCGCTGGGACGACGAGGTGATCCTCTTCGACCCGGGCGAGGGCAGCCAGCGGCAACTTCTGCACACCACGGTCACCGCCACCGACCTGACCCGGATCTGCGTCACCCACTTCCACGGCGACCACTGCCTGGGTCTGCCCGGCACCATCCAGCGGCTCTCGCTGGACCGGGTGACGCATTCGGTCGCCGTGCACTTCCCGGCCGGCGGCGCCGAATACTTCGCCCGGCTGCGGCACGCCACCTCCTTCTACGAGACCGCCGAACTGCGGGTCGAGCCGATCGAGACCGACGGGCAGCGGATCACCCTGGGCTGCGGCACGCTGGAGGCGCGCCGGCTGCGGCACCCCATCGAGACGTACGGCTACCGGCTGGTCGAGCCGGACGGCTACCGGATGCTGCCGGAGAAGCTGGCCGAGTACGGCATCGCCGGGCCGGCCGTCGGCGAGCTGATCCGGGTGGGGCACCTGGACCTGGACGGACGCCGCGTCACCCGGGACGAGGTGAGCGTGCCCCGGCCGGGGCAACGGTTCGCCTTCGTGATGGACACCGGCCTCTGCGACGGCGTCTACGCCCTGGCCGAGCACGCCGACCTGCTGGTCATCGAGTCGACCTTCCTGGAGTCGGAGGCGGCGCTCGCCGCCGAGGTCGGCCACCTGACCGCGGCGCAGGCCGCCCGGGTGGCAACCGAATCCGGGGTGCGCCGGCTGGTGCTCACCCACTTCTCCCAGCGGTATTCCGACCCGCTCCGGTTCCACGACGAGGCGCGCGCGCACTTCGACGGCGACCTGATCATCGCCGAGGACCTGACCATCGTGCAGCTCCCACCACGCCGGGTAACCTCGGCCGGGTGA
- a CDS encoding GNAT family N-acetyltransferase gives MTVTLRPATGDDLMGVGALHQRSRVAAYSSFLPAEALADPTPEAMGRYWTERWIWERDTHRLTVAERAGTLVGFSHLGPDDEDDPATGLLNAIHLDPAEQGRGIGRLLMVDALDAMRARGWRRAVLWVLRDNAHARAFYQRGGWTPTGAEGEEHIGAALTPQLRYTRPLAG, from the coding sequence GTGACCGTCACGCTCCGCCCCGCCACCGGTGACGACCTGATGGGGGTGGGTGCCCTGCACCAGCGCTCCCGGGTCGCCGCATACTCCTCCTTCCTGCCGGCCGAGGCGCTGGCCGACCCGACGCCGGAAGCGATGGGCCGGTACTGGACCGAACGGTGGATCTGGGAGCGGGACACCCACCGGCTGACCGTGGCGGAGCGCGCCGGGACGCTGGTCGGGTTCAGCCACCTGGGCCCGGACGACGAGGACGACCCCGCGACCGGGCTGCTCAACGCCATCCACCTGGACCCGGCCGAGCAGGGACGGGGCATCGGCCGCCTGCTGATGGTGGACGCGCTGGACGCCATGCGGGCGCGGGGCTGGCGGCGAGCGGTGCTCTGGGTGCTCCGCGACAACGCCCACGCCCGCGCCTTCTACCAGCGCGGCGGCTGGACCCCCACGGGTGCCGAAGGCGAGGAGCACATCGGCGCCGCCCTCACCCCACAACTCCGCTACACCCGCCCCCTGGCCGGGTAA